One Lycium barbarum isolate Lr01 chromosome 5, ASM1917538v2, whole genome shotgun sequence genomic window carries:
- the LOC132640164 gene encoding glutathione S-transferase DHAR2-like, which translates to MSCYYFLQITLVLVTILVQSYNCSSMAVEVCVKAAVGAPNVLGDCPFSQRVLLTLEEKKVPYKIHLINVSDKPKWFLEVNPEGKVPVINFGDKWIPDSDVIVGLIEEKYPTPSLVAPSEFASVGSKIFPTFVSFLKSKDASDGTEQALLDELKALEEHLKAHGPYVNGQNICSVDMSLAPKLYHLEVALGHFKKWSVPESLSHVRNYIKLLFERESFKKTKAEEKYVIAGWAPKVNA; encoded by the exons ATGAGTTGTTATTATTTTCTTCAGATCACTCTAGTACTTGTTACTATACTAGTACAAAGTTACAACTGTTCATCTATGGCTGTTGAAGTTTGTGTTAAGGCTGCTGTTGGTGCACCTAATGTCCTTGGAGACT GTCCATTTAGCCAAAGGGTACTTCTGACATTGGAGGAAAAGAAAGTCCCTTACAAGATACACTTGATCAATGTCAGTGACAAGCCCAAATG GTTCTTGGAAGTGAACCCAGAAGGGAAAGTTCCAGTGATCAATTTTGGTGACAAATGGATTCCAGATTCTGATGTTATTGTTGGACTTATTGAAGAGAAATACCCAACTCCCTCTCTCGTTGCTCCCTCTGAATTTGCCTCTGT GGGCTCGAAAATATTTCCTACCTTTGTCTCATTTCTGAAGAGCAAGGATGCTAGTGATGGTACCGAGCAGGCTTTGCTTGATGAATTAAAAGCTTTGGAAGAGCATCTCAAGGCtcat GGACCATATGTCAATGGGCAGAATATTTGTTCAGTTGATATGAGCTTGGCTCCAAAACTGTACCATCTTGAGGTGGCTCTTGGCCACTTCAAGAAGTGGAGTGTCCCTGAAAGCTTGAGTCACGTGCGTAACTACATTAAG TTGCTCTTCGAGCGAGAGTCTTTCAAGAAAACCAAGGCTGAAGAAAAGTATGTCATCGCAGGGTGGGCTCCAAAGGTTAATGCATGA
- the LOC132642200 gene encoding uncharacterized protein LOC132642200 isoform X1: protein MGDSPASYIYMVQHLIEKCLTFHMTKEECMEALSKHANIKPIITVTVWNELEKENREFFEAYSQSHNKDHATEAEASTMIQKLMLDQYHTKDSKNE, encoded by the exons ATGGGAGATTCCCCTGCTTCTTACATATACATG GTGCAGCACCTGATAGAGAAGTGCCTAACTTTCCACATGACAAAAGAGGAGTGCATGGAGGCGCTTTCCAAGCATGCAAATATCAAACCTATCATCACTGTTACTG TGTGGAATGAGTTAGAGAAAGAGAACAGGGAGTTCTTCGAAGCATACTCTCAATCACATAACAAAGATCACGCGACAGAGGCAGAGGCAAGTACAATGATTCAGAAATTGATGTTGGATCAATATCATACTAAAGATTCAAAGAACGAATAA
- the LOC132642200 gene encoding uncharacterized protein LOC132642200 isoform X2, translating to MGDSPASYIYMHLIEKCLTFHMTKEECMEALSKHANIKPIITVTVWNELEKENREFFEAYSQSHNKDHATEAEASTMIQKLMLDQYHTKDSKNE from the exons ATGGGAGATTCCCCTGCTTCTTACATATACATG CACCTGATAGAGAAGTGCCTAACTTTCCACATGACAAAAGAGGAGTGCATGGAGGCGCTTTCCAAGCATGCAAATATCAAACCTATCATCACTGTTACTG TGTGGAATGAGTTAGAGAAAGAGAACAGGGAGTTCTTCGAAGCATACTCTCAATCACATAACAAAGATCACGCGACAGAGGCAGAGGCAAGTACAATGATTCAGAAATTGATGTTGGATCAATATCATACTAAAGATTCAAAGAACGAATAA